Below is a window of Paraburkholderia caffeinilytica DNA.
CACCTTCGCCTGCTCATAATCCAGCTTGTCGTCGCGCAGCAGGTCAAGCAGCGCCGGAGCGAGGTTCGAAATTTTCAGTGCACGGCGCACCACCATTTCGGAGACTTTGAACAGCGCCGCGACGTGGGCCACACTTTTGCCATCCTCCGTGAGCAGGCGGAACGCTACGCTTTCATCTGCGATCGACATGGCTTCCCGTTCCCGGTTCTCGATCAGCGACGCAGCCACCGCCTCGCCATCACTTACGATCAGCACCGGCACCAGGTAATCCTTAGTAATGTGCCCCTGCGAAAACAGCAGGTCCAGCGCAGCGAGCCGCCGTTGTCCGGCGCACACGCCGAGCTTCGGCACCTTCGCGCGGCCTTTCATCTCATGCACGACGAGATTCTGTATCAGTCCTTTCCCGGCAATTGTTCCGGCCAGCGCCTCGATGCCGGTGGGTGCCTTTTTGCGGATATTCAGCGGTGAGCGGCACAGCCGTCCGTACGGGACGTATTCGATCTGCGCTTCGTTGCCGAAGTTAGCTTCGAGAACGGATTCAGTTACACGGATTTCAACGACTTCCATTATGGATGCCTCCGGAAATGGGCCGCAGCGGAATGCCGGGCCACACTGATATGATAGGTCGAATTGCCCTTATAGCACGTAATTATTCGATTTATATTTTAAATTGATTTATCTTTATGATTGAAACATGGGATCGTTAAAATCTTGATGTAACGGTCAATACGACCTAATATAAAAGCGTGGCCCGGCATTCCGCTGCGGCCCATTTCCGGAGATAACCGTGATTGACAATGAAACCAGAATCTCGTCAGCAGTCGTTGTCGATGAGTTGCGTCTGAATTTCCTTCCTCACTACCTGGGCGCGCAATACCTTCGGGGCGAGGCATTGGTGTACGACTGGGCTGCCCGCCTTTCGAGTGCCTACAAGGGCGGTTCGTGGGACTTCTTCCAGTTGTCGAACAGCGGCTTCTATATGGCTCCAGCGAATTGCGGACGGGTGCATGTGCGGTGGCACATGAACGGCTACAGCGACACGATGGGCGCTGACGCGTTCGGCATCGTCGTCACGCTGTTTGCCCTGTGCCATCTCGCGGAAAAGTGCGGCGATGACAGGATCGTTGACCACTACCACGCGCTGCGGGCCTACGCGGCGCAGCACGTAGAGGCCGCCAACATTCTGCGCGCCATCGACTGACGCATTGACCACTCACGGCCCTAGCCTGTGGGCTGGGGCTGATCCTGATATTGGGGAACAGCATGGATACCACTTACCTGACAAGCCGCTTCGGACGCAACGCAGTTGGCACACGATCGGATCGCCCGCTGACGAATGACGAGATTGCAGAGGTTGCCCCGTCGATCTTCGCGCTGTCCGCGCACGAAAGTCGCTCGGAACGGTACACCTACATTCCAACCAGCGATGTACTGGACGGCCTGCGCAAGGAAGGTTTTCAACCCTTCATGGCCTGTCAGACCCGCGTACGCGCCGACGACAAGCGCGCACACACAAAACATCTGGTCCGCCTGCGCCACGCCGACCAGGTCACGGGCCGCGAAGCCAACGAAATCATCCTTCTGAACAGCCATGATGGCAGCAGCAGCTACCAGATGCTCGCCGGGATGTTCCGGTTTGTGTGCCAGAACGGTATGGTCTGCGGGGACACCATTGGTGATATCCGCGTGCCTCATAAGGGCGACGTAGTCGGCCAGGTAATCGAGGGGGCGTTCAAGGTGCTCGACAGCTTTGAGGCAGCGACCCATCAGCGAGAGGGGATGGCCGGTCTGGCATTGACCGACGGCGAACAGACCGCTTTCGCACGGGCCGCGCTTGCGCTGCGGTACGACGACGAGAAGCCCGCGCCCATCACTGAGCAGCAACTATTAACACCGCATCGCATGGAGGATCGCGCACCGGACCTATGGACGACATTCAATCGCGTGCAGGAAAACATGATCAACGGCGGCCTGCGCGGTCGTAACGCGAATGGGCGGGCAACCACAACCCGCGCCGTCACCGGCATTGACCAGAACATCAGGCTCAACCGCGCCCTTTGGGTGCTCGCCGACGAACTGTGCCGCCTGCGCGGATGACAGGTGCGCCCGGCCTTCGCGCCGGGCATGACCTCAACTATGGAAACCGACATGGATACCGCTCACATCCGCCCAACGTGGCTGACCGCCCTCCTTCCGCTGCTGGCCGTCTATCAATACGGCGATCGTTCCCTGGTGCGCGCGGAACTGTTCCGCATGGCCTTGTCCGCCGATGCCGCCGCGCGCTCCGCCGAAGCACTCGACCGGATTGCCAACATGCTGGACCGCGACGGGCACCCAATCGACATGCACCGGGAAGAGTTGCGCGCGATAGCCCGCAACGCTCTCTCCGAGTTTCATCGTGTGCCGCCCCGTGCCCCGCAGCCTGCCCTACCCGAGTCAGGATTTTAACGAAAGTTGCCCTCTGTTTCATTCAAACTGTCAGGAGTACAAATCATGAACAAGCTTTTCTTTACTGGCCGTGTTGCCGCCGCCCCTGTGCTTGCGAATCACGGTGATTCGAAGGTGACGAAATTCACCCTGATTTTCAACGAGTACGCCGGTCGCGACGAAGGCAGCGGTGAAGCGAAAGAGCGTCAGGTGAGAATCCAGTTCACCGCCTTTGGTTCGCGCGGTGGGGCCATCGCCAGAAACGTTCTGAAGGGCGATCAACTGATCGTTGAGGCGAAGCTGTCGAACAACGATTTCACGGACGGTGAAGGCATCGAGCGTTACGGATACAACTTCACGGTCGATAACTTCGACTTCGGCGCGCCCGGTGAACTCAAACGGGCGCAACTGGCGCGGCGTCAGGAATGATGCATGGTGGCCCCGGTTCATGCCGGGGCTGTTGATCAGTACAGGAGATGACGCTGAAACCGTGGGCTGCGGTGGTTCCTTCCGGCCCATGCCTGGCCGAAATAGCCTCAGCGGCATGGGCGTCCCAGGCGTCCGGAAAGGGCACCCCCTTCCTGCCAAACCTTGAGTCCGGATAACCGCAGGCGTCACGCGCGCGCCGGCGCGCCCGGATCGAGGCGCACGGGGACCCGCGCCAGTAGGCGTGGGGAGAGCGCCGGCGCGGCGCAGTAGCGCCGGGACGATCCGGTACAGCGCAAGCGAACCGCAGCCGGGGTCGTCAAGCAGCCGCAGGCTGCGTGTTTCCTCCGCGGCGAAGCCGTGGGGGCTGGATCCAGGATCGGCTTGCGGACCTTCGAGGCCAGCGCTGTCGTACGATCCCGTACACGGACTCAATCAACAGGACCAGAGATGGAAGAGAGAACGATTTACGCTGGTGCAGACGGACTGGCACGTCTCGAGGTGCACATGGTTGTGGCCTGGCGCGAACGGACGCGAGGAACTGGCGTTGGGTACCGTCGCGAATGTTTCGGCGGCATGGTTGTCGGGCTTGCGCTGGCCGATGCCGTCGATGCAACAGTGCCGTTCGGCATCGCCGCTTTTATCACCGAACGCGGGTACGAGGCCGAATCCTCCTACTCCGGACAATCAAGGTAACACCATGAACATTGCGCCCCGGCCGAAAACGCACCGGATTACCAGCGACGTGCCCGAGCACCTCCTCGAGGCATTCCAGCACACCATCGCCGAGTTTTTTGCGAACGCGCACGGCGGCCAGACGCCGGCGCAGCGCGCAGCGGAGATCCGCGCTGGCGATCGTGACCGCGGCCTCGATTCGCTCCTGCAGCTCGTTGACATGGCCGAAGGCGACACCGAACAGGCGGAGACCGTCGCCGAATTTCTCGCGGGCCTGTACAACGGCACCGACTACCGTCTCGACCTCACGGCGCTGCGGGCGCCGGACGACGATCTGTTCGAGCACTGTCTCGCCGTGCTGCGACTCGACCACCGCCCGACTGGTGAAGTGCACGGCTATTTTCCTGGCGGTGAGCGGCGCCGGCAGCAGATAATCACGCGCTGGAATCTGGACAAACGTCCGGCCAGAGCCGGCGCCGCTTCATGGCGAACGCTATCAGGCCAGCTATGTGACGTATCAGGAAGCACCAGGTTATCGCGATATGACGCTGGTAGCGGTGATCGACGGGAACCCTGCACGCCAGCAGCCGATCGAACTAGACTTTTCAACTGGCGCCTCGGAGCGTATAGCCGCGATCTTATCTACCTGCATCGCGGGGCCTGGCGGCCGCGTGAGTGGCACGAAGGGCCACTCGACATGTAGGAAGGCGAACTGCGGCCGCAGTGGCTTTAGATTCCGGGCGCACGCCTTATGCGCCAGTAGTTGAGACGAACGTAAGAGTACCAGGGGGAAAGCATATGGCAGTTGACACAAACACGACAATCCGACGCGAATGCTTGCAGCCCGCGATCTACTGGGCCAAACCGACCGGGGCAGAAATCCAGGAGGTAGTGCGGCTGGCCGGTTTTACGGGACGTAGTGCAGCGGAATTTCTGGACCTCGCTGACAAGAGCGGGCGGCAGATACGTCGTTGGATCAGCGGCGAAAATGAAATCCCCTATTCCGCATGGGCGCTACTCTGCCATGCCGCCGGATTTGGCCATATCTGGGAAACAGAAGAGTAGCCTCGATACGCTGATGATTCGCAATCCTGCGGTTCCTGTATCACGCCGGGGGCGCGACTAATCGGGGTGCCCCTTCAAGATTCGGACGTTTACGTACGCGAGGCTGGGGCCATCCCAGTATTTCCGAGTCTTCAGATGCCCTCTTCCCTGACGGCCTCCCCGAGTGTGTCAGGTAACAAAACGAAAAAAGAGCGATGCCATGTCGGGTTGCAACCGGCTTTGCGCCGTGAGCGATCCTCTCCGGGGAACGACACCCGGGCTGGGACCCGACACCTGCAACCATCTGCCCGGATGAATACATGCCGTGCAAGGCAGCTTGTGCACATTTGTTACGCGTAACGAAATAGCATATTTATCGTTATGTATAACGTAAAATAGATTTGGTCAACCGCACCAGGATGGATCATGCCTTCACCGGCAAACGACAAGGTAACCGGCATCACGGAAAAGCGTGGCCGTGGCCGGCCACGGAAACCGGATGCGATGTCGAACGCTGAGCGTCAGGCAGCGTGGCGAGCCCGACATGGCGCGCACACAAAATCCGTTACTGTAACGAAAAATACCCCTCCGCCTGCCGACGCCCATGACGCCCTGGTGCGGGAGTGCGAGCAGCTGCGTGGTGAACTGGTACAGGCGCGGCGCGAGCTTAAGACTGTGTCACGGGCGAAGCCGTCTGCCCAAGCTCCTTCTGACGTGGCGACAGTCCTCGGACGGCTTCCGCGTCAGGAAGACGCCGATTCTGGCGAGCGGCGTCTGCACCTGACGATGACTGGCACCCAGTTTTTCGCGCTGGAGCGGTTGGGCGCGCACTTCGGCCTGTCCCGGCGCGCGGTGATCGAGCGCATGATCGACTGGGCCGACGACACGTTTTCGAGGTCGCTTTACGACGACGAAGCCGCATTTAACCGTTACATCGACCGTGACCGTAACGAAAAATAATCCCCCTACTGACTGGATCGGCACGAGCCAGTTCAAGAACCTGCAGGACCGGTTCCGCCAGTGGTGGTCCGTGACAGGCGACGTCCCTAAACGCATGATGTAATCGGTTTTGACAACGCACAGGCACCTTGAATGGCGGCACCCCGCGAAGCATGGCCGGCGGGTTGGTTGATCACACGCCATCGTCCGCTTGCCACTGCCACACGAAATGCTCGTCACGATCCCTTCGCAGCAGCGCGCCGCAATAACCGAGGGTCGGTCAACCACTCATCACGCGCTCCAACCAGGACGAGCGCGAAGTCCGGATGATTGGGATTGAGCAAATAATTGGATTCTGCAGGAACGACCGCACTGGGAACAGCCAGCACGGCGCTGGTTCGCTTCCGCTCCCACGCCGATCCAAGTTGCTGCAGTTCGGCCCGCGCTGAAATGTCCCGCCAGTC
It encodes the following:
- a CDS encoding antirestriction protein; this translates as MIDNETRISSAVVVDELRLNFLPHYLGAQYLRGEALVYDWAARLSSAYKGGSWDFFQLSNSGFYMAPANCGRVHVRWHMNGYSDTMGADAFGIVVTLFALCHLAEKCGDDRIVDHYHALRAYAAQHVEAANILRAID
- a CDS encoding DUF932 domain-containing protein, coding for MDTTYLTSRFGRNAVGTRSDRPLTNDEIAEVAPSIFALSAHESRSERYTYIPTSDVLDGLRKEGFQPFMACQTRVRADDKRAHTKHLVRLRHADQVTGREANEIILLNSHDGSSSYQMLAGMFRFVCQNGMVCGDTIGDIRVPHKGDVVGQVIEGAFKVLDSFEAATHQREGMAGLALTDGEQTAFARAALALRYDDEKPAPITEQQLLTPHRMEDRAPDLWTTFNRVQENMINGGLRGRNANGRATTTRAVTGIDQNIRLNRALWVLADELCRLRG
- a CDS encoding single-stranded DNA-binding protein, whose protein sequence is MNKLFFTGRVAAAPVLANHGDSKVTKFTLIFNEYAGRDEGSGEAKERQVRIQFTAFGSRGGAIARNVLKGDQLIVEAKLSNNDFTDGEGIERYGYNFTVDNFDFGAPGELKRAQLARRQE
- a CDS encoding XRE family transcriptional regulator; its protein translation is MAVDTNTTIRRECLQPAIYWAKPTGAEIQEVVRLAGFTGRSAAEFLDLADKSGRQIRRWISGENEIPYSAWALLCHAAGFGHIWETEE